One genomic region from Chelonia mydas isolate rCheMyd1 chromosome 25, rCheMyd1.pri.v2, whole genome shotgun sequence encodes:
- the APC2 gene encoding LOW QUALITY PROTEIN: adenomatous polyposis coli protein 2 (The sequence of the model RefSeq protein was modified relative to this genomic sequence to represent the inferred CDS: deleted 1 base in 1 codon): protein MGLLWFLSFLHSTFFGDKALEELKMSGSIASYDQLVRQVEALKKENTHLRRELEDNSSHLSKLENETSDMKEVLKHLQGKLEQEARVMVSSGQTEVLDQLKALQMDITSLYNLKFQPPALVPELACPEGSPLHSAAPQKKDSMGELSRATIRLLEELDRERCFLLSEIEKEEKEKLWYFTQLQSLSTRLDELPHVETFSMQMDLIRQQLEFEAQHIRSLMEERFGTTDEMVQRAQIRASRLEQIDKELMEAQDQVQMSEPQLCGKLSGMEGDGSLDVPTHPEEGGSHLSNNKVEVVFWLLSMLATRDKDDMSRTLLAMSSSQESCLAMRKSGCLPLLIQILHDADRAPGGPQSPGSGKDSRMRANAALHNIVFSQPDEGQAKKEMRALHVLEQIRSYSETCWDWLQMQSKDGGQGAEGSAVPVPIEPQICQATCAIMKLSFDEEYRRAMNELGGLQAVAELLQVDYEMHKMTSDPLNLALRRYAGMALTNLTFGDVVNKATLSSRRGCMQAIVAQLASESEELHQVVSSILRNLSWRADINSKKILREVGSVTGLMQCALRATKESTLKSVLSALWNLSAHSTENKVAICLVQGALGFLVSTLTYKCQSNSLAIIESGGGILRNVSSLIATREDYRQVLRDHNCLQTLLQHLKSHSLTIVSNACGTLWNLSARSPRDQELLWDLGAVSMLRNLIHSKHKMIAMGSAAALRNLLTNRPLKYKDATVISPGSCMPSLYVRKQKALEAELDAKHLAEAFDTMEKQSLKSQSLKKPPRHMDSLAKDYTSDSGCFDDDEVPNVSAGAETGNASILSMFLNSSFLQGQALPRAIAQRRGPEPEKDESSKPAEPKKLPAPEDEVSLAAEKLANKISTTVAKIDKLVEDIATLHTSSDDSFSLSSEDHCLDWQYGSDEVHEARAQSCSPCRLSDASSFVKRENLSRAHTLLRLKKAYTSLSNDSLNSGSTSDGYCTKEHMKPCTRASFLDYKEELQRYQKRPSRLDLKNILVHRPERMEQPGVKANESGEPEKLEPRDAHDRAKKAVTFPSPNAPEKEPEWKKEPGNELSPDPQVHTIKLSPSYQHVPLLENLAKSSPAPGSVGLSSASYHPTLPGRKQAWLPTGLLQTAENLSRIPEKLAAHTPAPVEQESVQKYAVEDTPICFSRCSSLSSLSSADNVLDGQSHSENEVDSDSSLEIIEVEESAETEGDVEQAEACDKRQEKVKAADLGPATPGGISQPIAIPFQKRDKIFLRESSPSRHEDLTPSSSSENYIQETPLVMSRCSSVSSLGSFESPSIASSIQSDPCSEMISGTISPSELPDSPGQTMPPSRSKTPLFELGSQPEKETSQFNIQWENNVKKFMEITDFKERFQLPQDLDSMIYFTVEKPNENFSCASSLSALPLHEHYIQKDVELKLMPPFPERNSLNFVAHEKQEDRREERFGEGKRKLERPELNSDDDIEILKECINSAMPSRFRKVKTSLVSGLPSQVLNPQTKKALHMPVYMLVPTHSHRGVPKHLRPAARDLFKDDDSFTDSAEGTPINFSSAASLSDETLQYPLKEEADHKRGPGKRLERKEVSGSPVGRNLEAPREQGSLSPAPGRKAASNSAMPTKMSAAYQQKGGSRHGSPVQIGRGQAAEVKRGLPSLKNGPNLELDFGRAGAHPEGIPPRKGAPCEDSAPGGMAFQSLCHTTPTEEAVYCFYENDSDDLLEVRRDSPKRKASPAQAQKKERWSSTAPKKEPEKSSRQLLQAKTKMAAKLHNNLIVDETPPCYSLSSSMSSLSDIDLCDHEERTTLYKANRQLTLGRMQESAASRALAKERDSSPSSLSFTSDDDLLQKCIGSALPRRRRHSARRRNAEHKQKLKGANPKSTTGKERKPEPRHNPADEMVSDKGSDLDSVEWKAIQEGANSIVTWLHQAAASLSREPSSESDSILSFVSGLSVGPTLQLSLDRKDKKQARSGVGREVEKRDHAMAFQESKKVMDVGGRNTRAGKNVSQQKPMSNLPVVFRGRTVIYMPSAVKDSPSPRSTPQKTATTKPEATIQNLTLSQQRSRSLHRLGKASEMADLTLPKRSATPPARITKPPSSGSSRTSTPSQPTQKKLTSPSQLNKQLPSQGVKVGRSSPTGSTPKAPPQKPPATKQHKTQKSPVRIPFMQKPNKKMLPARSSMPVLEEHVGSPKLKGNGKGILPTARLNLVRMSSARSSGSESDRSGFLRQLTFIKESSSLIMRHRSELSSCESVSSLSQSASPKRSRPGLPAVFLCSSRCEELKVTKPVVTSQRPVISRTPANNKTSPSERPPRRTSSESPSRLPVKTNTPSPEPFKRYSSSPNISIIKRTSSPSSVLSSCSESSARRRKSQEASKLTPNPAVGNPGQQDKQQMAMMKGTWRRIRDEDIPHILKSTLPSSALPLVSTLEEETPNAQIPIQRKTSDAVVQTEDYPTTKTNSSTSPTLETREMPKSETECLTSIKGTVPISFSHEGPTGSVGSFPSSRHSSPSRSARVTPFNYVPSPMVAPMINNKSLEKMPA, encoded by the exons gcGCTGGAGGAGCTGAAGATGTCTGGCTCCATAGCATCCTATGACCAGCTGGTGCGGCAGGTGGAGGCCCTGAAGAAGGAGAACACCCATCTGCGCAGGGAGCTGGAGGACAACTCCAGCCACCTCTCCAAGCTAGAGAATGAGACCTCGGACATGAAG GAAGTCCTGAAGCACCTTCAGGGCAAACTGGAGCAAGAGGCCCGGGTCATGGTGTCCTCCGGGCAGACGGAGGTCCTGGACCAGCTGAAAG ctctgcagatgGACATCACCAGCCTCTACAACCTGAAGTTCCAGCCTCCCGCCCTGGTGCCTGAGCTCGCCTGCCCCGAgggcagccccctgcactcagctGCTCCCCAGAAGAAGGACAGCATGGGGGAGCTGAGTCGGGCCACCatcaggctgctggaggagctggacAGAGAGAG GTGTTTCCTGCTGAGCGAGAttgagaaggaggagaaagagaagctCTGGTACTTCACACAGCTGCAGAGCCTCTCCACACGCCTGGACGAGCTACCGCACGTGGAGACG TTCTCTATGCAGATGGATCTGATCCGACAGCAGCTAGAGTTCGAGGCCCAGCACATCCGCTCGCTCATGGAGGAGCGCTTCGGGACGACCGACGAGATGGTGCAGAGGGCTCAg ATCCGAGCGTCCCGCCTGGAGCAGATCGACAAGGAGCTGATGGAGGCTCAGGACCAGGTGCAGATGTCGGAGCCGCAG CTGTGTGGGAAGCTGTCTGGCATGGAAGGGGATGGGAGCCTGGACGTCCCAACGCATCCCGAGGAGGGAGGGAGCCACCTCAGCAACAATAAG GTGGAAGTGGTCTTCTGGCTCCTCTCCATGCTGGCCACCCGGGACAAGGACGACATGTCCCGCACCCTGCTGGCCATGTCCAGCTCGCaggagagctgcctggccatgcgcAAGTCCGGCTGCCTCCCACTCCTCATCCAGATCCTGCACGACGCGGACAGGGCGCCGGGAGGCCCCCAGAGCCCCGGCAGCGGCAAGGACTCCCGCATGCGGGCCAACGCCGCCCTGCACAACATCGTCTTCTCGCAGCCCGACGAGGGCCAGGCCAAGAAGGAGATGCGGGCGCTGCATGTGCTGGAGCAGATCCGCTCCTACTCGGAGACCTGCTGGGACTGGCTGCAGATGCAGAGCAAAGACGGGGGCCAGGGCGCCGAGGGCAGCGCCG TGCCAGTGCCCATCGAGCCGCAGATCTGCCAGGCCACCTGTGCCATCATGAAGCTCTCCTTCGACGAGGAGTACAGGCGGGCCATGAACGAGCTGG GTGGTCTCCAGGCCgtggctgagctgctgcaggtggaTTATGAGATGCACAAAATGACCAGCGACCCCCTCAACCTGGCGCTGAGGAGATACGCGGGCATGGCGCTGACCAACCTCACCTTCGGGGACGTGGTGAACaag GCGACTCTGTCCTCCCGCCGGGGCTGCATGCAGGCCATTGTGGCCCAGCTGGCCTCCGAGAGCGAGGAGCTGCACCAG GTGGTCTCCAGCATCCTGCGGAACCTCTCCTGGAGGGCCGACATCAACAGCAAGAAGATCTTGCGCGAGGTGGGCAGCGTGACCGGCCTGATGCAGTGCGCCCTGCGGGCCACCAAG GAATCCACCCTGAAGAGTGTCCTCAGCGCCCTCTGGAACCTGTCCGCTCACAGCACCGAGAACAAAGTCGCCATCTGCTTGGTGCAGGGTGCCCTGGGCTTCCTGGTGAGCACCCTCACCTACAAGTGCCAGAGCAACTCGCTGGCCATCATCGAGAGCGGAGGAGGCATCCTGAGAAACGTGTCCAGCCTGATCGCCACCCGGGAGGATTACAG GCAAGTGCTCCGGGACCACAACTGCCTGCAGACCCTGCTGCAGCACCTCAAATCCCACAGCCTCACCATCGTCAGCAACGCCTGCGGGACCCTCTGGAACCTCTCCGCCCGGAGCCCCAGAgaccaggagctgctgtgggACCTGGGGGCGGTAAGCATGCTGCGCAACCTCATCCACTCCAAGCACAAGATGATCGCCATGGGCAGCGCCGCCGCGCTCCGGAACCTGCTCACCAACCGACCCCTCAAGTACAAGGACGCCACCGTCATCTCCCCGGGCTCCTGCATGCCCTCGCTCTACGTGAGGAAGCAGAAGGCGCTGGAGGCCGAGCTGGATGCGAAGCACCTGGCGGAGGCCTTCGACACCATGGAGAAGCAGAGTCTGAAGAGCCAGAGCCTCAAGAAGCCCCCGAGGCACATGGACAGCCTGGCGAAGGACTACACCTCCGACTCCGGCTGCTTCGATGACGACGAGGTGCCCAACGTCTCGGCGGGGGCGGAGACCGGGAACGCCTCCATCCTCTCCATGTTCCTCAACTCCTCCTTCCTCCAGGGCCAGGCCTTGCCCAGGGCCATCGCCCAGAGGAGGGGCCCGGAGCCTGAGAAGGACGAGAGCAGCAAGCCGGCCGAGCCCAAGAAGCTGCCGGCGCCCGAGGACGAGGTGTCGCTGGCGGCCGAGAAGCTGGCCAACAAGATCTCCACCACGGTGGCCAAGATTGACAAGCTGGTGGAGGACATCGCCACCCTCCACACCTCCTCGGACGACAGCTTCAGCCTGAGCTCGGAGGACCACTGCCTTGACTGGCAGTACGGCTCCGATGAGGTCCACGAGGCccgggcccagtcctgctccccgTGCCGCCTCTCGGATGCCAGCAGCTTCGTGAAGCGGGAGAACCTGAGCCGGGCCCACACCCTCCTGAGGCTGAAGAAGGCTTACACCAGCTTGTCCAACGACAGCCTGAACAGCGGCAGCACCAGTGACGGCTACTGCACCAAGGAGCACATGAAGCCCTGCACCAGGGCCTCCTTCCTAGATTACAAGGAGGAGCTGCAGAGGTACCAGAAGCGGCCCAGCAGGCTGGATCTGAAGAACATCCTTGTCCACAGGCCTGAGAGGATGGAGCAGCCGGGGGTCAAGGCCAACGAATCCGGCGAGCCGGAGAAACTGGAGCCGAGAGACGCGCACGACAGAGCCAAGAAAGCAGTGACGTTCCCCAGCCCCAACGCCCCTGAGAAGGAGCCTGAGTGGAAGAAGGAGCCGGGCAATGAGCTTTCTCCCGACCCTCAGGTCCACACCATCAAACTCTCCCCTTCTTACCAGCATGTCCCCCTGCTGGAGAATCTGGCCAAGAGCAGCCCGGCCCCTGGCTCTGTGGGGCTCTCGAGTGCTAGTTACCACCCAACTCTCCCAGGCCGGAAGCAAGCCTGGCTCCCCACGGGGCTTCTCCAGACGGCCGAGAACTTGAGCAGGATCCCAGAGAAGCTGGCTGCCCACACGCCGGCCCCGGTGGAGCAGGAGTCAGTCCAGAAGTACGCGGTGGAGGACACCCCCATTTGTTTCTCCCGGTGCAgctccctctcttccctctcctctgctgaCAATGTGCTGGATGGGCAGAGCCACAGCGAGAATGAGGTAGACAGCGACTCCTCCCTGGAGATCATCGAGGTGGAGGAGAGCGCCGAGACCGAAGGTGACGTGGAGCAGGCTGAGGCCTGCGATAAGAGACAGGAGAAGGTGAAGGCAGCGGATCTGGGCCCAGCCACTCCAGGAGGGATCTCCCAACCCATCGCCATCCCCTTCCAGAAGCGCGACAAGATCTTCCTGAGGGAATCCTCCCCGTCCCGGCACGAGGACCTGACCCCGTCCAGCTCCTCCGAGAACTACATTCAGGAGACCCCTCTGGTGATGAGCCGGTGTAGCTCGGTCAGCTCCCTGGGCAGCTTTGAAAGCCCATCCATTGCCAGCTCCATCCAGAGCGACCCCTGTAGTGAGATGATCAGTGGCACCATCAGCCCAAGCGAGCTGCCGGACAGCCCCGGTCAGACCATGCCCCCAAGCCGCAGCAAGACGCCCCTGTTTGAACTGGGATCCCAGCCGGAGAAGGAGACCAGCCAGTTCAACATCCAGTGGGAAAACAACGTCAAGAAGTTCATGGAGATCACGGATTTCAAGGAGCGTTTCCAGCTGCCCCAAGACCTGGATTCCATGATCTACTTCACTGTGGAGAAACCCAACGAGAACTTCTCCTGCGCCTCCAGCCTAAGTGCCCTGCCCCTTCACGAGCACTACATCCAGAAGGACGTGGAGCTAAAGCTTATGCCGCCTTTCCCCGAGAGGAACAGCCTGAATTTTGTGGCACATGAGAAGCAGGAGGACAGGCGCGAAGAGAGATTCGGGGAGGGCAAGAGGAAGCTGGAGCGTCCAGAGCTCAATTCAGACGATGATATTGAGATCCTGAAGGAATGCATCAACTCGGCCATGCCTTCCCGCTTCAGGAAGGTCAAGACCTCCCTTGTCTCTGGCCTGCCCAGCCAGGTCTTGAATCCTCAGACCAAAAAGGCTCTTCACATGCCGGTCTACATGCTGGTGCCCACTCATTCGCACCGGGGCGTCCCCAAACACCTGCGACCTGCCGCCCGGGACCTCTTCAAGGACGACGACTCCTTCACCGACTCCGCAGAAGGCACCCCCATCAACTTCTCCAGCGCTGCTTCCCTGAGTGACGAGACCCTCCAGTACCCCCTGAAGGAGGAGGCTGACCACAAGCGCGGCCCTGGGAAGAGGCTGGAGAGGAAGGAAGTGTCGGGGTCCCCGGTGGGGCGCAATTTGGAAGCACCCCGTGAGCAAGGGAGCTTGAGTCCTGCGCCAGGCAGGAAAGCAGCTTCCAACTCCGCAATGCCCACCAAGATGAGTGCAGCCTACCAGCAGAAGGGCGGGTCGAGACATGGCAGCCCTGTCCAGATAGGCAGGGGCCAAGCGGCTGAGGTGAAGAGAGGGCTACCTTCCCTGAAGAATGGACCCAACCTGGAGCTGGACTttggcagggcaggggcccaCCCGGAAGGCATCCCCCCGAGGAAGGGTGCTCCCTGTGAGGACAGTGCCCCCGGGGGCATGGCCTTTCAGTCCCTGTGCCACACCACGCCGACCGAGGAGGCCGTCTACTGCTTCTATGAGAATGACTCCGACGACCTGCTGGAGGTGCGGAGAGACTCGCCTAAGAggaaggccagccctgcccaggctcaGAAGAAGGAACGCTGGAGCAGCACCGCCCCTAAGAAGGAGCCGGAGAAAagctccaggcagctgctgcaggccaaAACCAAGATGGCTGCCAAACTCCACAACAATCTCATCGTGGATGAGACGCCGCCCTGCtattccctcagctcctccatgaGCTCCCTGAGCGACATTGACCTCTGTGACCACGAGGAGCGGACAACACTGTACAAGGCCAACAGGCAGCTGACCCTTGGCCGGATGCAAGAAAGCGCGGCCTCCAGGGCCTTAGCCAAAGAGAGGGacagctcccccagctccctgagcttCACCTCGGACGACGACCTGCTGCAGAAGTGCATCGGCTCTGCCTTGCCCAGGAGGAGGCGGCATTCTGCTCGGCGCAGGAACGCCGAGCACAAGCAGAAGCTGAAAGGTGCCAACCCCAAGAGCACCACGGGCAAGGAGAGGAAGCCGGAGCCAAGGCACAATCCAGCGGACGAGATGGTGTCGGACAAAGGCTCGGACCTGGACAGCGTCGAGTGGAAGGCCATCCAGGAAGGCGCCAACTCCATCGTCACGTGGTTGCATCAGGCCGCAGCTTCCCTCTCCAGGGAGCCTTCCTCGGAGTCTGACTCCATCCTCTCCTTCGTGTCAGGGCTGTCTGtcggccccaccctgcagctgtCCCTGGACAGGAAGGATAAGAAGCAGGCTAGGAGTGGGGTAGGCCGTGAGGTGGAGAAGAGAGACCATGCGATGGCCTTTCAGGAGAGCAAGAAAGTGATGGACGTTGGGGGCAGAAACACCAGGGCCGGGAAAAACGTAAGCCAGCAGAAGCCAATGTCAAACTTGCCAGTGGTCTTCCGAGGCAGGACAGTGATCTACATGCCCAGCGCGGTGAAGGACTCCCCGAGCCCCAGGTCCACCCCACAGAAAACAGCCACAACTAAGCCCGAAGCCACCATCCAAAACCTCACCCTGAGCCAGCAGAGGTCACGGAGTCTTCACAGGCTGGGGAAGGCCTCGGAGATGGCCGACCTCACCTTGCCCAAGAGGAGCGCCACCCCTCCTGCCAGGATCACCAAGCCCCCCTCCTCAGGCTCCTCCAGgacctccaccccctcccagcccacccAGAAGAAGTTAACGTCGCCCTCCCAGCTCAACAAGCAGCTGCCATCTCAGGGGGTGAAAGTGGGCAGGAGCTCCCCAACAGGCTCCACCCCCAAAGCG CCCCCCCAGAAACCCCCAGCCACCAAGCAGCACAAGACCCAGAAATCCCCCGTCCGCATCCCCTTCATGCAGAAGCCGAACAAGAAGATGCTGCCGGCCAGGAGCTCCATGCCGGTGCTGGAGGAGCACGTGGGCAGCCCTAAGCTGAAAGGCAATGGGAAGGGCATCCTGCCGACCGCCCGGCTCAATTTGGTGCGGATGTCCTCGGCCAGGTCCAGCGGCAGTGAGTCGGACCGGTCCGGCTTCCTGAGGCAGCTCACCTTCATCAAGGAATCCTCCAGTCTCATCATGAGGCACCGCTCCGAGCTCTCCTCCTGCGAGTCCGTGTCCTCGCTGTCTCAGAGCGCTTCCCCCAAGAGGAGCAGGCCAGGCCTCCCAGCTGTGTTCCTGTGCTCCTCCAGGTGCGAAGAGCTCAAGGTGACCAAGCCGGTGGTGACCAGCCAGAGGCCAGTCATCTCAAGGACCCCGGCCAACAACAAAACTTCTCCCAGTGAGAGGCCTCCTCGGAGGACCAGCTCTGAGAGCCCTTCCCGGCTGCCTGTGAAGACCAACACCCCCTCGCCTGAGCCATTCAAGAGgtattcctcctcccccaacatcAGCATCATCAAGAGGACCAGCAGTCCCTCCTCCGTCCTGTCCTCTTGCTCCGAGTCATCAGCCAGGAGAAGGAAGAGCCAAGAGGCCTCCAAGCTGACCCCGAATCCTGCAGTGGGGAACCCGGGGCAGCAGGACAAGCAGCAGATGGCAATGATGAagggtacttggagaaggatccGAGACGAAGACATCCCACACATCCTCAAAAGCACCCTGCCTTCCTCAGCCCTGCCTCTGGTCAGCACCCTGGAGGAGGAGACCCCCAATGCCCAGATCCCCATCCAGAGGAAAACCAGTGATGCTGTGGTGCAGACTGAGGACTACCCCACCACCAAGACCAACTCCAGCACCTCTCCAACGCTGGAGACCCGGGAGATGCCCAAGAGTGAGACAGAGTGCCTGACTTCGATCAAGGGCACTGTGCCCATCTCCTTCAGCCATGAAGGGCCAACTGGTTCTGTTGGGAGCTTCCCCTCCAGCAGGCACAGCTCCCCCAGTAGATCCGCCCGGGTGACTCCCTTCAACTACGTTCCCAGCCCCATGGTAGCACCAATGATCAACAACAAATCGCTTGAAAAAATGCCAGCTTAA